In Xyrauchen texanus isolate HMW12.3.18 chromosome 27, RBS_HiC_50CHRs, whole genome shotgun sequence, one genomic interval encodes:
- the LOC127621296 gene encoding properdin-like isoform X2 — translation MNLNLWVVVLLGTQVQQSVSQVVQCFSEFSLPNGICNDLLGEVKQDECCMNPNYGYIAADGVCKSCRRAAWTEWSSWGKCSVPCTEGVRQRHRMCYGIGSCSDPEKLGSLQTEPCVEKECCPVDGGWTEWDNWQPCSVTCEYGIKKRQRTCSNPPPHCGGSCSGEAEETAPCETGVVCPTHGGWSDWGSWGPCGGTCTHEGHNTPKELRKRTCTKPRPSMVPRGRDCDGSDTDSRLCTGLPFCPRDGNWGPWSELAACSVTCGVGRQKQRRMCDSPEPKYGGKQCQGDDQKVGLCTVSVHCPTHGVWTEWGPWGECKPPSKRTIRCRSREGTRRRERDCAERDFEGNFCVGEIVQHGNCYDIEGCEMNAVLSEWSKWSDCKPNCGSKSEQTRERVCIADISAYSSQNIQIFSGIPIIDCKDVPNETQIRACKNVPECP, via the exons ATGAATCTGAACTTGTGGGTGGTTGTGCTCCTGGGGACACAAGTCCAGCAATCAG TTTCACAGGTAGTGCAGTGTTTCTCAGAATTTTCCCTGCCCAATGGAATATGTAATGATCTATTGGGTGAGGTTAAACAAGATGAATGTTGCATGAACCCCAACTATGGCTATATAGCAGCAGATGGAGTATGCAAGTCCTGTAG GCGGGCAGCATGGACTGAGTGGTCTTCCTGGGGCAAATGCTCAGTGCCTTGCACAGAGGGAGTTAGGCAAAGGCACCGTATGTGTTACGGAATAGGGTCTtgctcagacccagagaaactgGGAAGTCTTCAAACTGAACCATGTGTGGAAAAGGAATGTTGCCCAG TGGACGGAGGCTGGACAGAGTGGGACAATTGGCAGCCATGTTCAGTCACATGTGAATACGGAATTAAAAAAAGGCAAAGAACATGCTCTAACCCGCCTCCACATTGTGGGGGCTCCTGTAGCGGTGAAGCGGAAGAAACTGCCCCTTGCGAAACTGGAGTAGTCTGCCCAA CTCATGGTGGGTGGTCTGATTGGGGAAGCTGGGGTCCTTGTGGAGGAACCTGTACTCATGAAGGACACAATACCCCAAAAGAGCTTAGAAAAAGGACATGCACCAAACCTCGTCCATCCATGGTTCCACGTGGCAGAGACTGTGATGGCTCTGACACAGACAGCCGCCTTTGCACAGGACTACCTTTTTGCCCAc GTGATGGAAACTGGGGCCCTTGGTCAGAATTAGCAGCCTGCTCTGTGACATGTGGGGTGGGCCGGCAGAAACAAAGAAGGATGTGTGATTCTCCTGAACCGAAATATGGTGGCAAACAGTGCCAAGGTGATGACCAAAAGGTTGGTCTTTGCACTGTTTCAGTCCACTGTCCAA cACATGGGGTATGGACTGAATGGGGTCCATGGGGTGAATGTAAACCGCCTTCAAAAAGAACAATCCGTTGTAGGAGCAGGGAGGGAACCCGAAGGAGAGAGAGGGACTGTGCTGAAAGAGATTTTGAGGGAAATTTTTGCGTGGGAGAGATTGTGCAACACGGCAACTGCTATGATATTGAGGGCTGTGAAA TGAATGCTGTCTTGTCTGAGTGGAGTAAATGGAGTGATTGCAAACCTAACTGTGGGTCAAAATCCGAACAAACAAGAGAAAGAGTGTGTATTGCTGACATCTCTGCATACAG TTCCCAAAACATCCAGAttttctcaggaattccaattATTGATTGCAAGGATGTTCCAAATGAAACACAGATAAGAGCATGTAAAAATGTCCCTGAGTGTCCCTGA